From the genome of Candidatus Nitrosocosmicus oleophilus, one region includes:
- a CDS encoding NUDIX domain-containing protein yields the protein MTIELSVGAIIRYQSVEFNRDHSEFLLLRNKRGFWGFPQGHKERGENEIQTLQREVQEETGIIDLDIHQYIGKIQYKYFRADGIRSEKEVKFYFATTPVREVVISNEHEGFKWTTYQDALSLLDHRQLKSIILKGRRRGLY from the coding sequence GTGACGATAGAGCTATCAGTGGGTGCAATAATAAGATATCAATCTGTTGAATTCAATAGAGATCATTCAGAATTTCTACTGTTAAGAAATAAACGTGGATTTTGGGGATTTCCTCAAGGCCACAAAGAAAGAGGGGAAAATGAAATTCAGACATTACAGAGAGAAGTACAGGAAGAAACCGGAATTATTGATCTAGACATACACCAGTACATCGGCAAGATTCAGTACAAATATTTTAGAGCTGATGGAATTCGATCAGAGAAGGAAGTTAAATTTTATTTTGCAACTACTCCAGTTAGAGAAGTTGTCATATCAAACGAGCACGAAGGTTTCAAATGGACAACATATCAAGATGCGCTTTCTCTTTTAGATCACCGTCAACTGAAATCCATAATACTAAAAGGTAGAAGACGAGGCCTTTATTGA
- a CDS encoding B12-binding domain-containing radical SAM protein — translation MTNYRGNFLYGFIACGPYELVPEFVFDKLFCPSVETDKNTGEIKVAQCGLRRIESALIREYDKSEVFLAHPEMLEKCIGPQTKVVGINVMDPLGMAPVTTTMSPEKLSYVAMKFKKMCASIIQLKKKYDFKVVVGGNGSWELAKPERMKIHGIDTVVIGEADELALDLFHDLEAGDAPELLHTFVRNIENIPVIRGPTINSLIEAMRGCGRGCDFCDVNKRSKKDIPLERLQEEAKINIKYGFDSIWLQSDEMLLYGCDNKDFVPNQDAILGVWKGLKSIGANFVGTTHMTLSAVASSPDLIKNISQVNDMENNGRWLATNLGVETVAPRMVKKHLGVKTRPFQPEEWGSVVREGCKILNQNHWFPALTLIIGWPDETPDETQYTIDLIQDFRQMNMRGLVAPLLYQDFSEKNSMHFGNLNESQFALFWTCWQHNLRVISDIIPIIIRNKSYGPAMKVFMAMLIKFGTWAIMRYLRGLSKGLFEGRPAEDIVAKYVRPRSVTAPMPPKL, via the coding sequence ATGACCAACTATAGAGGTAATTTTCTTTATGGGTTCATTGCATGTGGGCCATACGAACTTGTTCCTGAATTTGTTTTTGATAAACTTTTTTGCCCAAGTGTTGAAACTGATAAGAATACTGGCGAAATCAAAGTTGCCCAATGTGGCTTACGTCGTATCGAAAGTGCACTAATTCGAGAATACGATAAAAGTGAGGTATTTCTAGCCCATCCGGAAATGTTAGAAAAATGTATTGGACCACAAACCAAAGTTGTAGGAATAAATGTCATGGACCCGTTAGGAATGGCTCCGGTTACCACGACGATGTCACCTGAAAAATTATCTTATGTGGCAATGAAATTTAAAAAAATGTGCGCTTCAATCATTCAATTAAAAAAGAAATATGATTTTAAAGTTGTTGTTGGAGGTAATGGGTCTTGGGAATTAGCCAAACCTGAAAGGATGAAAATTCACGGAATTGATACCGTAGTTATAGGTGAGGCAGATGAGTTAGCATTGGATTTGTTCCATGACTTAGAAGCTGGGGACGCACCCGAACTCCTTCATACATTTGTGCGCAATATAGAAAATATTCCCGTTATCCGTGGACCCACTATCAACTCATTAATTGAAGCGATGAGAGGTTGTGGACGCGGTTGTGATTTTTGTGACGTCAATAAAAGATCTAAAAAAGACATTCCATTAGAGAGATTGCAAGAAGAAGCTAAAATAAACATAAAATATGGTTTCGATTCAATCTGGCTGCAGTCCGATGAGATGTTACTTTATGGTTGCGATAACAAAGATTTTGTTCCAAACCAAGATGCGATTCTAGGAGTCTGGAAGGGTCTCAAATCGATAGGAGCCAATTTCGTCGGTACTACACACATGACTTTGTCCGCCGTTGCTTCATCACCAGATCTGATAAAAAATATATCGCAGGTTAATGATATGGAAAACAATGGTCGCTGGCTTGCAACCAACCTCGGAGTTGAAACTGTTGCCCCGCGAATGGTAAAAAAACACCTTGGAGTAAAAACGAGACCTTTCCAACCAGAAGAATGGGGATCAGTTGTAAGAGAGGGATGCAAAATACTCAATCAGAATCATTGGTTTCCAGCATTAACATTAATAATTGGATGGCCTGATGAAACACCCGATGAGACTCAATATACTATTGATTTGATCCAGGATTTCAGACAAATGAATATGAGGGGATTGGTCGCTCCATTGTTGTATCAGGATTTCTCTGAGAAAAATTCAATGCACTTTGGAAATTTAAACGAATCACAATTTGCACTCTTTTGGACATGTTGGCAACATAATCTTAGGGTAATAAGCGATATTATACCCATAATTATTCGTAACAAATCTTACGGACCTGCGATGAAGGTATTCATGGCAATGCTTATAAAATTTGGAACATGGGCCATCATGAGATATTTACGTGGGCTTTCTAAAGGCTTATTTGAAGGCAGACCTGCTGAAGATATTGTTGCAAAGTATGTGAGACCGCGTTCTGTCACCGCTCCCATGCCTCCAAAATTATGA
- the eno gene encoding phosphopyruvate hydratase codes for MPKITLIEERLVFNSRGDKTIEIDVLSDNKYRGRACAPSGASVGMYEAQSFVKNDPELTLENFRNLKSKFIDVDSADLKSLHDAIKTLDPSDNYSNIGGAVAYALTLASVDSAAKAMNVPFYKVLNPKLDKISFPYPLGNVLGGGAHAGPGTPDLQEFLICPVKSQSIIEAISLNSSIHKEVKKSIEKIDSRFTYGKGDEGGWAPSIVNDRAIELVENAIISCGYDPKKEIRMGIDFASSSLWDNNKKVYDYKREGVTRTTEEQIEYVNRLIRDYNLIYAEDPLHEEDFENMSIVTQGNPRCLVTGDDLLVTNTNRAKVAAKKKACSGAILKVNQAGTLYDAMLFAEECNNNNIKIITSHRSGESVDSHISHISIATNSLMIKTGVVGGERISKLNELLRVSEYGLIEGMAKWSNIS; via the coding sequence TTGCCTAAAATCACTTTAATTGAGGAAAGGCTAGTTTTCAATAGCCGAGGAGATAAAACGATCGAAATCGATGTACTATCTGACAACAAATATCGAGGTCGGGCCTGTGCTCCATCGGGTGCTAGTGTTGGTATGTATGAGGCACAAAGCTTTGTCAAAAATGATCCGGAATTAACCCTTGAAAATTTTAGAAATTTAAAGAGTAAGTTTATTGATGTTGACAGCGCAGACCTGAAAAGTCTGCATGATGCAATTAAAACACTGGATCCTTCTGATAATTATTCAAATATTGGGGGTGCGGTGGCTTACGCTCTTACTTTAGCAAGCGTAGATTCGGCTGCAAAAGCCATGAATGTTCCATTCTACAAAGTCTTGAACCCCAAATTGGATAAGATTAGTTTCCCGTACCCTTTAGGAAATGTCCTAGGGGGAGGTGCTCATGCTGGGCCGGGAACCCCAGACTTGCAGGAGTTCTTGATTTGTCCTGTAAAGTCACAATCGATCATCGAAGCAATATCTTTGAATTCGAGTATTCATAAAGAAGTAAAAAAAAGTATCGAAAAAATCGATAGTAGATTTACTTATGGAAAAGGAGACGAAGGAGGATGGGCACCTTCTATTGTAAATGATCGTGCCATTGAGTTAGTGGAAAACGCAATTATCAGCTGTGGTTATGATCCAAAAAAGGAGATTAGAATGGGCATAGACTTTGCAAGCTCCTCATTATGGGATAATAATAAGAAGGTATATGACTACAAGCGTGAGGGCGTCACAAGAACAACAGAGGAGCAGATAGAGTACGTTAACAGATTGATCCGTGACTACAACCTCATATATGCCGAAGATCCATTACATGAAGAGGATTTTGAGAATATGTCAATCGTAACTCAAGGTAATCCTAGGTGTCTTGTTACAGGCGATGACTTGCTGGTTACTAATACAAATAGAGCAAAAGTTGCTGCTAAAAAAAAGGCATGTTCTGGAGCAATTCTGAAGGTAAATCAAGCAGGTACTTTATATGATGCAATGTTATTTGCGGAAGAATGCAACAACAATAACATCAAAATCATTACTTCTCATAGATCGGGTGAATCAGTTGACAGTCATATTTCTCATATTTCTATCGCTACAAATTCACTAATGATAAAAACTGGTGTTGTAGGGGGAGAAAGAATTTCCAAATTAAATGAATTATTAAGAGTTTCAGAGTATGGTTTAATAGAAGGAATGGCTAAATGGAGCAATATATCATGA
- the mvk gene encoding mevalonate kinase, producing MNSNTTTFGRQIEAIAPGKVILFGEHFVVYGYPSLIASIDKLFKVKVDFSPSTTDEIKIESNLGFRATIKNSVLYFPVGQDSVHNEIIKKLYGVIQYLVTQINLDYRSKYSIMISLDSEIPLGGGLGSSSAFCVALTGALYHYLDNMVNKDKVCYESINAEKVLNRDTSGADCSICTFGGLGHFDKLNGFKRISIDFSDYRFLIIDSGVSHDTFSMVKKVAKIRNNFPNDFDNLCNKYGDIYNQALNFLEQKKVGDIGVLLNRNHELLVSLSLSNPILDKIINICNSGGSLGTKITGSGGGGSVLSLLHKDDISVIKNILKRLDLLNLKYFFAKIDQEGLRIVCDD from the coding sequence TTGAATTCAAATACTACCACTTTTGGACGCCAAATAGAAGCAATAGCACCAGGGAAGGTGATCCTCTTTGGAGAGCACTTTGTGGTTTATGGATATCCATCTTTAATCGCGTCAATAGATAAGTTATTCAAGGTAAAAGTAGATTTCTCTCCATCTACAACCGATGAAATCAAAATTGAATCAAATCTAGGTTTTAGAGCCACTATTAAAAACTCGGTGCTATACTTTCCAGTTGGTCAAGATAGTGTGCATAATGAAATTATCAAAAAGCTTTATGGGGTTATCCAATATCTTGTCACACAGATAAACCTTGATTATAGATCAAAGTATAGTATTATGATTAGTTTAGATTCTGAAATTCCACTAGGAGGAGGACTTGGATCTTCTTCAGCTTTTTGTGTTGCATTAACAGGTGCTCTTTACCATTATTTAGATAACATGGTCAACAAGGATAAGGTTTGTTATGAGTCTATTAACGCGGAGAAGGTACTCAATAGGGATACTTCGGGAGCAGATTGTAGTATTTGCACATTTGGAGGGTTGGGTCATTTCGACAAATTAAATGGTTTTAAAAGGATCTCAATAGATTTTAGTGATTATCGGTTTCTGATAATCGATAGTGGGGTTTCCCATGATACATTTTCTATGGTTAAGAAGGTAGCCAAAATCAGAAATAACTTTCCTAATGATTTTGATAACTTATGTAATAAGTATGGAGATATTTATAATCAAGCCCTCAATTTCCTTGAGCAAAAAAAGGTTGGTGATATCGGTGTACTCTTAAATAGAAATCACGAATTGTTAGTCAGTCTTTCGTTGTCTAATCCAATACTAGATAAGATAATTAATATTTGTAATTCAGGGGGTTCATTGGGAACAAAAATTACTGGGTCTGGGGGTGGCGGCTCTGTCTTGTCTCTCCTACATAAGGATGATATTTCAGTTATCAAAAATATCTTGAAAAGATTAGATTTGTTAAATCTAAAATATTTTTTTGCAAAAATTGATCAAGAGGGGCTGAGGATCGTTTGTGATGACTAG
- the rpsB gene encoding 30S ribosomal protein S2 yields MVEQSESLEDPNNLEKMILSTGIRVGTPIKTKFMTSFITRANPEGLYILDISKTLARIDVAAKFIGRTNIANVAVTSAREYGKTPIEKFCELTGARGIFGRFMPGTFTNPSLPKYLEPEIVIVTDPQADEQAVLEATRAGVPVIALSNSDNITSKVDLVIPSNNRGRKALATVYWLLTKEVLKKQGKIKSDSEMPLTIDDFEAKLVEELI; encoded by the coding sequence ATGGTAGAACAATCAGAATCATTGGAGGATCCTAATAACTTAGAGAAAATGATATTGTCAACTGGGATCAGGGTTGGAACCCCAATCAAAACTAAATTTATGACATCATTCATAACTCGTGCTAATCCAGAAGGATTGTATATCCTAGATATTAGTAAAACGCTGGCCCGAATTGACGTTGCAGCCAAATTTATAGGTAGAACGAATATCGCAAATGTTGCAGTAACATCTGCAAGGGAGTACGGGAAAACACCAATAGAAAAATTTTGTGAATTAACAGGTGCTCGTGGTATATTTGGGAGATTTATGCCTGGTACATTTACGAATCCTTCGTTACCAAAATATCTGGAGCCCGAAATAGTAATAGTCACAGATCCGCAGGCTGACGAGCAGGCAGTATTGGAAGCAACAAGAGCTGGGGTCCCTGTAATCGCATTATCAAATAGTGACAATATTACCTCTAAAGTTGATCTTGTAATTCCATCAAATAATAGGGGTAGAAAAGCACTAGCTACTGTTTATTGGCTCTTAACAAAAGAAGTCCTCAAAAAGCAAGGAAAGATAAAATCTGATTCTGAGATGCCATTGACAATAGATGATTTCGAGGCTAAACTGGTTGAAGAATTGATTTAA
- a CDS encoding isopentenyl phosphate kinase — protein MISSNLIIIKLGGSVVTFKEKPLTPNYEGIDNILKVIGEIKKNFKIIIVHGGGSFGHFWSVKYDMHTKSYPYSDQGVSVVHESMIKLNHIIIKKFIESNLKPYSIQPSAFVFNGAADPTRIHNILDMTTGNELIPITFGDVIHTSGNNFSILSGDTIMSMLCTELHPQFSIFTTNVDGLYDDMSKGEIVREIRVGKTDINNIFLKGETEKENPETSFDVTGGMKRKITESIQIAKSGTSTYLINGFHPERILDIIHDRKYIGTCIRMGSGS, from the coding sequence TTGATATCTAGTAATTTAATAATCATAAAGTTAGGCGGATCCGTAGTTACATTCAAAGAAAAACCTTTAACCCCAAACTACGAGGGGATCGATAATATATTAAAAGTAATAGGTGAGATAAAGAAAAATTTTAAGATTATTATTGTACATGGTGGCGGCTCTTTTGGTCACTTTTGGTCTGTAAAATATGATATGCATACCAAGTCATACCCATATTCCGATCAAGGTGTATCTGTGGTCCATGAATCTATGATAAAACTAAATCATATAATTATCAAAAAATTCATAGAATCCAATCTTAAACCTTATTCGATCCAACCATCCGCATTCGTATTTAACGGTGCAGCGGACCCTACTAGGATACATAATATCCTTGATATGACCACTGGGAATGAGCTTATACCAATTACGTTTGGAGATGTGATACATACCTCTGGAAATAATTTTTCAATTCTTTCTGGGGATACAATAATGTCCATGTTGTGCACAGAATTACATCCACAGTTTTCTATTTTCACCACTAATGTAGATGGATTATACGACGATATGAGTAAAGGGGAAATAGTTAGGGAGATTCGAGTGGGCAAAACAGATATCAACAATATTTTCTTGAAAGGTGAGACAGAAAAAGAAAACCCTGAGACTTCTTTTGATGTTACAGGAGGCATGAAACGAAAGATAACTGAATCTATTCAAATTGCAAAATCAGGTACTTCAACATATTTAATCAATGGTTTCCATCCAGAAAGGATTTTAGATATAATTCATGATCGTAAATACATTGGCACATGTATAAGAATGGGGTCTGGGAGTTAA
- a CDS encoding GNAT family N-acetyltransferase yields the protein MEYSHIVLRPPTPDDLNGLCSAAADGEIWKNPFTSFPSIEEMSIYLQNMIKHDNSSLPFIIVDKDLKIIVGTTRFFNIDHQNYRVEIGHTWIAKSYRRSSVNTEAKFLMLQYAFEKLHCIAVEIRTDVLNQVSRKAIERIGGKQDGILRNHKIMRNGRIRDTACYSIIKEEWPNVKENLLNKLKK from the coding sequence ATGGAGTACAGTCATATAGTACTCCGCCCGCCCACGCCTGATGATTTGAATGGTTTATGTAGTGCAGCTGCTGACGGAGAAATTTGGAAAAACCCATTCACATCATTTCCCAGCATTGAAGAAATGTCCATTTATTTGCAGAATATGATTAAACATGATAATAGTAGTTTGCCATTCATTATAGTCGACAAGGATTTGAAAATCATAGTGGGGACAACCCGATTTTTTAATATTGATCACCAAAATTATAGGGTAGAAATAGGCCACACTTGGATTGCAAAATCTTATCGCAGGTCTTCCGTAAATACTGAGGCCAAATTTTTGATGCTGCAATATGCATTTGAAAAGCTACACTGCATCGCAGTAGAAATAAGAACTGATGTTCTAAATCAAGTATCAAGAAAAGCAATCGAAAGAATTGGTGGAAAACAAGATGGGATCTTACGTAATCATAAGATAATGAGAAATGGGAGGATAAGAGATACGGCCTGTTATAGTATTATTAAAGAAGAATGGCCCAACGTAAAGGAGAATTTATTAAACAAACTAAAAAAGTAG
- the bcp gene encoding thioredoxin-dependent thiol peroxidase, with protein sequence MTNQKDYEIQVKEGDKPFDFEYQDSKGNKFKLSNMLGHKKIVIYFYPKDFTPGCTIEAEEFTRDNALFEQQGIEIIGISSDSNDSHTKFREKMNIPYMLASDPNNEISKAYGVYGLKKFMGKEYYGVNRSTFLIDQSGRIAKIYSSVKPRGHSKEVLEFFKDL encoded by the coding sequence ATGACAAATCAAAAAGACTATGAAATCCAAGTTAAAGAGGGTGACAAACCTTTCGACTTTGAGTATCAGGATTCAAAGGGTAATAAATTCAAACTCTCAAACATGTTAGGGCACAAAAAGATAGTTATTTACTTTTATCCAAAGGATTTTACACCTGGTTGTACCATAGAGGCCGAGGAATTTACTCGAGATAATGCTTTATTTGAACAACAGGGGATCGAAATAATTGGAATCAGTTCGGATTCTAACGATTCTCATACAAAATTCAGAGAAAAGATGAATATCCCTTATATGCTTGCATCTGATCCCAACAATGAAATTTCAAAGGCTTACGGGGTGTACGGGCTCAAAAAATTCATGGGAAAGGAATACTATGGAGTTAATAGGTCAACTTTTTTGATTGATCAAAGCGGAAGAATTGCCAAAATATATTCGAGTGTTAAACCAAGAGGTCACAGCAAGGAAGTTCTTGAATTTTTTAAAGATTTATGA
- a CDS encoding redoxin family protein, whose translation MNIIPAVLAPEFKDIKNWNDNAMHSIKDLKGKVVLLDFWTYTCIFCLRTIPTIKKIKEKYADKGLVVFGIHSAEYEFAKNIANIGRALKEFGVDEDVTGYDNNNKTWEAYGNSYWPKHILIDRDGFVRYEHPGYGTFDDFEEALTDLLDLPFSDPELLQDKKDGKSELDNDLTQNDKEQQNNKEQNEVTKIYGMHFDGMAPEICVGYSRIRRFGNNQKAKINEYNVFTEPQTVMDNTVYLRGKWRWDKEGIVASFDNKEIHPAIIFKYNMASNVNVIVGSTDDKPAIADMKLDGKYLTDKQIGYHGKKDSRSSFFEITWPHMMNIVKTPSPEIHTLEILPKTDNFYFYTFVFG comes from the coding sequence ATGAATATTATACCTGCCGTATTAGCGCCAGAGTTCAAAGACATCAAGAATTGGAACGATAACGCAATGCATAGCATAAAGGACCTAAAAGGTAAGGTAGTACTTTTAGATTTTTGGACATATACTTGCATTTTTTGCTTAAGAACCATTCCAACAATAAAAAAGATTAAGGAGAAATATGCGGATAAGGGTTTGGTGGTATTTGGGATTCATTCGGCTGAATATGAGTTTGCCAAAAATATCGCTAATATCGGAAGGGCACTAAAGGAGTTTGGAGTGGATGAGGATGTAACCGGATATGATAACAACAACAAGACTTGGGAAGCATATGGGAATTCGTACTGGCCCAAGCACATATTAATAGATAGGGATGGGTTTGTTAGGTACGAACATCCTGGGTATGGAACCTTTGATGATTTTGAAGAAGCCTTGACCGATTTACTTGATCTCCCATTCTCTGATCCAGAGTTGCTGCAGGACAAGAAAGACGGAAAATCAGAACTAGACAATGATCTCACTCAAAATGACAAAGAACAACAGAACAATAAGGAACAAAATGAAGTGACTAAGATATACGGAATGCATTTTGACGGCATGGCCCCTGAGATCTGTGTAGGGTACTCACGTATCAGAAGGTTTGGAAATAATCAAAAAGCTAAAATTAATGAATATAATGTATTTACCGAGCCCCAAACAGTGATGGATAATACCGTATATTTAAGGGGCAAGTGGAGATGGGATAAAGAGGGTATAGTAGCATCATTTGACAACAAAGAAATTCACCCCGCAATAATCTTCAAGTACAATATGGCATCAAATGTAAACGTGATTGTTGGTAGCACCGATGATAAGCCTGCAATAGCTGATATGAAGTTAGATGGCAAATACTTAACTGATAAACAAATAGGCTATCATGGAAAAAAAGATAGTAGATCGAGTTTTTTTGAAATCACATGGCCACATATGATGAATATAGTCAAGACTCCTAGTCCTGAAATCCATACCCTAGAAATATTGCCAAAGACTGATAATTTCTATTTTTACACGTTTGTATTTGGTTAA
- a CDS encoding ferredoxin--NADP reductase, with translation MVVDNKATVSYIRVLKEDLAIFHIKPNEGQVPDFKPGQFVTLGLNVPNEGKIIRRAYSIASPPEQKKHFELVVRWVKKPLPGRLTTQLFDKREGDEINWVKPTGIFTINEKMPDGSPDDRRLVLIGGGTGLAPFISYSLHLKSKGTKRQIVVLHGASYVDELSYRELLTELEEQSLESGSNEWNFRYRASISRPQEWFNRSWNGHKGRVETFLRPKPGKDKSPLEELVGEKITPQNTSFYVCGWQGTVDGVLDSLVPKGFVTERNKRKDGTFDVKFESYG, from the coding sequence ATGGTAGTAGACAATAAGGCAACAGTTTCATATATCAGGGTTTTAAAGGAAGACCTTGCGATATTTCATATTAAACCAAACGAGGGCCAAGTCCCAGACTTTAAACCAGGTCAGTTTGTTACCTTGGGTTTGAATGTTCCTAATGAAGGTAAGATAATAAGGAGAGCATATTCAATCGCCTCACCTCCAGAACAAAAAAAACACTTTGAGCTTGTGGTACGATGGGTTAAAAAACCACTGCCCGGAAGGCTCACAACTCAGTTATTTGATAAGAGGGAAGGTGATGAGATTAATTGGGTAAAGCCTACGGGTATTTTTACAATTAATGAAAAAATGCCCGATGGCAGTCCAGATGATAGGAGATTAGTCTTGATTGGAGGTGGAACTGGTTTAGCCCCTTTTATATCATACTCGCTGCACCTGAAATCAAAGGGGACTAAGAGGCAAATCGTAGTACTTCACGGAGCTAGCTATGTCGATGAGCTGAGTTATAGGGAGTTATTAACCGAGCTGGAAGAACAGAGTTTAGAAAGTGGAAGTAATGAATGGAACTTTAGATATCGGGCAAGTATCAGCAGACCCCAGGAATGGTTCAATAGATCATGGAACGGACATAAGGGCAGAGTAGAAACATTCCTACGCCCCAAGCCAGGAAAGGATAAATCACCGTTGGAAGAACTCGTGGGTGAGAAAATCACGCCGCAAAATACATCATTCTATGTGTGCGGGTGGCAGGGCACCGTAGATGGTGTTTTGGATTCCCTAGTACCAAAGGGTTTTGTAACTGAAAGGAACAAGAGAAAGGATGGCACATTTGACGTCAAATTCGAATCATATGGATAA
- the amrB gene encoding AmmeMemoRadiSam system protein B translates to MTREHNFSGVFYPKDYGQLNASIQSFFSLLNSSSVDSKFLQMVNEYIRDKKILSFIVPHGSYDYSGYVSAFTYYLIDKIECQNFIILSSDHRGTSPGISVLEQGTWNTPLGPAQINKTMAHNLIKKSDAGFVEIDSLSFEIDYTIETQLPFIQVLKKDNFTFLPILQRKQDKKTCVQLAKVLASIIPQDEKVILLSSTNFTHYLGYEECYAIDKKLISEISKMDLDSFYDNLKNYFRYVCGYGCVATAIEFSKLFGNLDVILLKHLTSGDIDDKKDSVVGYSSILIL, encoded by the coding sequence TTGACACGTGAACATAACTTTAGTGGAGTTTTTTATCCTAAAGATTATGGGCAATTAAATGCTTCAATTCAGAGCTTTTTTTCGCTTTTGAATTCCTCTTCTGTAGATAGCAAATTCTTACAAATGGTAAATGAATACATTCGAGATAAGAAAATTCTGAGTTTCATAGTCCCACATGGTTCTTACGATTACTCTGGATATGTGTCTGCGTTCACTTATTACCTGATAGACAAGATAGAATGCCAAAATTTCATAATACTATCATCCGATCATCGTGGAACGAGTCCAGGCATCTCCGTGTTGGAGCAAGGTACTTGGAATACTCCTTTGGGGCCAGCACAAATCAACAAGACCATGGCACATAATTTGATAAAGAAAAGTGATGCCGGTTTTGTAGAAATAGATTCTTTATCATTTGAAATTGATTACACAATTGAAACACAGCTACCATTTATCCAAGTGCTAAAGAAGGATAATTTCACATTCTTGCCTATACTTCAAAGAAAACAGGACAAAAAGACATGCGTACAGTTGGCAAAGGTATTGGCAAGCATCATACCCCAAGATGAAAAAGTTATACTATTATCTAGCACTAACTTTACTCACTATCTAGGTTATGAGGAATGCTATGCTATTGATAAGAAACTGATATCGGAGATTTCGAAGATGGACCTCGACTCATTTTATGATAACTTAAAGAACTATTTTCGATATGTTTGTGGATATGGCTGTGTAGCTACTGCTATAGAATTTTCAAAATTATTCGGAAATCTTGATGTTATTTTGTTAAAACATCTAACAAGTGGTGATATTGATGACAAAAAGGATTCAGTCGTGGGTTATTCGTCGATTCTGATACTTTAG
- a CDS encoding DNA-directed RNA polymerase subunit N: MLVPVRCFTCGKLIANIYNEYLTQLKQGEEPNKVMDSLKITRYCCRRMFVSSVETIYQVIPYYEALRKRRAEIQSEME, from the coding sequence ATGCTTGTTCCAGTAAGATGCTTTACATGTGGAAAACTGATAGCTAATATATATAATGAATATTTAACCCAATTAAAACAAGGAGAAGAACCAAATAAGGTTATGGATTCTTTGAAAATTACACGATACTGTTGTAGAAGAATGTTCGTTTCTAGCGTAGAGACTATATATCAGGTCATTCCCTATTATGAAGCTTTGAGGAAACGACGGGCGGAGATACAATCTGAAATGGAATGA